In Deltaproteobacteria bacterium, the following are encoded in one genomic region:
- a CDS encoding bifunctional folylpolyglutamate synthase/dihydrofolate synthase, translating to MTYEETLDFLYRLEVERMDLKLERVAAALQLCGSPHLRFPSLHVAGTNGKGSTAAFLHSMLSARGYRVGLFTSPHLVDFCERIRLGTRLITQPEVIEGVALLRALIEPSGIYLTPFEMMALLAFRTFADQQVDIAVVEVGLGGRLDATNVLSPLVSIITSIGLDHQAYLGPTLAHIAREKGGIMKPKIPVVLGKMDAESNQILCDLAEAQESPTFSAGRDFFVADNPAGGFDYTGHVWRLRELRSGLRGWFQQGNAAVAIAALETMRSSFAVSESCVRQGLLAASWPGRLQVVSERPLVVLDGAHNPQAMEVLCSELPAVLQGKRAKVVFGVMHDKDWRSMIPRLAQVATEVVVTRVKQARAEDPLVLQAALSPLCPTRIVDDAREACLQLLAETAPDEALVICGSLFLVGEVSSLFVPACASLSR from the coding sequence ATGACTTACGAGGAAACCCTCGATTTTCTCTACCGGCTTGAAGTCGAGCGTATGGACCTCAAGCTCGAACGCGTCGCCGCAGCGCTTCAGCTTTGTGGGTCTCCCCACCTGCGTTTTCCTTCGCTGCATGTCGCTGGCACGAATGGCAAAGGATCGACTGCCGCATTTCTCCATTCCATGCTGAGCGCTAGGGGCTATCGGGTCGGCCTGTTTACGTCTCCGCATTTGGTCGATTTTTGCGAACGCATTCGTTTGGGGACTCGCTTGATTACTCAGCCTGAAGTGATTGAAGGTGTGGCCTTGCTGCGTGCCCTGATCGAACCCTCCGGTATTTACTTGACCCCATTCGAGATGATGGCCCTGCTCGCGTTCCGGACGTTTGCCGACCAACAGGTCGACATTGCTGTGGTCGAGGTGGGGTTGGGCGGGCGGCTAGATGCGACGAACGTTCTTTCTCCTTTAGTTTCGATTATCACGTCGATCGGATTGGACCATCAAGCCTATCTTGGCCCCACCCTGGCACATATCGCACGCGAGAAGGGGGGAATCATGAAGCCGAAGATTCCTGTCGTGCTGGGAAAGATGGATGCCGAGAGCAACCAGATTCTCTGTGACCTAGCCGAGGCTCAGGAGAGTCCGACGTTCAGCGCTGGGCGGGATTTTTTCGTTGCCGACAATCCGGCGGGTGGGTTCGACTATACCGGGCACGTCTGGCGTCTGCGCGAGTTGCGTTCCGGGCTCCGTGGCTGGTTTCAGCAGGGGAACGCTGCCGTGGCCATCGCGGCGCTGGAAACGATGCGCTCTTCTTTTGCGGTGTCCGAATCGTGCGTGCGGCAAGGGCTGTTGGCGGCATCGTGGCCGGGGCGACTGCAGGTGGTTTCCGAACGTCCGCTGGTCGTGCTTGACGGTGCCCACAATCCCCAAGCGATGGAAGTGTTATGCTCTGAGCTGCCGGCCGTATTGCAGGGGAAGCGTGCGAAGGTCGTCTTTGGCGTGATGCACGATAAAGATTGGCGCTCAATGATTCCGCGACTGGCGCAAGTGGCGACAGAAGTGGTCGTGACGCGCGTCAAGCAAGCACGTGCCGAAGATCCACTCGTGTTGCAGGCTGCGCTGTCGCCGCTGTGCCCGACTCGCATAGTGGACGATGCGCGCGAAGCTTGCCTCCAGCTTCTTGCCGAAACCGCGCCTGATGAAGCCCTGGTGATTTGCGGCTCGCTTTTCTTGGTGGGAGAAGTCTCTTCCCTCTTCGTGCCTGCTTGCGCATCTCTCTCTCGATAG
- a CDS encoding tryptophan synthase subunit alpha: MTRITDVFARLRARGEKALIPYITAGDPDLDLTFQLVCEFERQGADLIELGVPFSEPMADGPANQRAAERALQGGTSLSRVLELVRRLRAASVQLPIILFSYYNPIFRYGGQRFATDARAAGVDGVLGVDLPPEEADELKTETDRCDLDLIFLLAPTSSLERARQVITRARGFVYYVAVTGVTGARAALPEDLGEMVRRIRALSPVPVGVGFGISTPAQAAEVGRIADAVIVGSAISQLVENNIGRPELVRTVGEFVGSLKRALRDLSVSFAT; encoded by the coding sequence ATGACTCGCATTACCGATGTGTTTGCTCGTCTTCGCGCACGCGGCGAGAAGGCGCTGATTCCTTACATTACCGCTGGCGATCCCGACCTCGATCTGACCTTTCAACTGGTCTGCGAGTTTGAAAGGCAAGGCGCTGATTTGATCGAGTTGGGGGTGCCCTTTTCCGAGCCCATGGCGGATGGCCCTGCCAATCAGCGGGCGGCGGAAAGGGCCTTGCAAGGCGGCACCTCTCTTTCCCGGGTGTTGGAGTTGGTGCGGCGGTTACGCGCGGCCTCCGTGCAACTGCCGATCATTCTTTTCAGCTACTACAACCCCATCTTTCGCTATGGTGGCCAACGCTTTGCAACCGACGCTCGTGCGGCGGGGGTCGATGGCGTGCTCGGTGTCGATCTCCCACCGGAAGAAGCCGACGAATTGAAAACGGAGACCGACCGCTGCGATTTGGATCTGATTTTCCTCTTGGCGCCGACCAGTTCTCTCGAACGCGCCCGTCAGGTGATTACTCGCGCCCGAGGGTTTGTCTATTACGTGGCGGTGACTGGCGTCACCGGTGCTCGTGCTGCGCTGCCGGAGGATCTTGGGGAAATGGTGCGCCGTATTCGTGCGTTGTCGCCCGTGCCGGTGGGGGTCGGGTTTGGGATTTCCACGCCGGCGCAAGCCGCTGAAGTTGGACGTATTGCCGATGCCGTTATTGTCGGCAGCGCCATTTCTCAGCTTGTCGAAAATAATATCGGGCGGCCCGAGCTGGTACGGACGGTTGGCGAATTTGTCGGGAGTCTGAAACGCGCACTCCGCGACCTTTCTGTTTCATTTGCAACGTAA
- a CDS encoding LPS-assembly protein LptD — protein MRPRCLILFPLLLLLVGMPSLCWTQVLQQDQEPIRVQADTLQYDEQKNTVSASGSAVVTKGETTMKADTITVNRTANALDASGHVVVEDPQGRIEASTLRFELEDETGKIGDGTVRLPRNQYILTGKVLQKSYGQSYHIEDGAFTTCQCDTFQQADWSVAGKTIDVTLGGRGEVRDGTFRIRGVPLLYIPYVTVPVRTERQSGFLFPHYGFSSKRGFVWQQPFYWAIDRSYDLTLTTALETAARIGAWSEFRYAPNTRTEGQFAASYFNEQIRGPATTSTAVNRWSITGTHRQSLADDMRFYSDFFFVSDDLFLREISHRALSLSEADESADWTLRTRRFTDSRAGGVKTWQNALVRAEADYYQDLRQDQDFAFQVLPRVQFQGQQRLWHDRLEIGLAAEGANFFRNKGYAGQRFDLAPSVALPFHLGDYAFGSVRVTGRETAYLLSSQAPGLSSLTNPRLRGNRTREIVQVEANIGTRFSRAFNLGWGKLLKLQHVIEPELSYMYVPFVDQEDLPFYDALDRINRRNSIIYGVSNRLLGKFRTAPTGEKDSGEKDSEEGTEIRELARLTVTQAYDPFRGLSQKKEHYSDVDIYARLTPLPFTVFTFDSTYDVNNGSAATTRIGAFLRDPRPVSPMAPLLQHLQRSSSLGVFYRSTSDRLVQQFNSLPGNVFPDIDPPKEINISALLRLSDSLMASYVGRYDLNTSDFIGNRYFFRYISPQNCWFIDFGVVDKVNPREFEFRFLFTLVGLSSGSSAF, from the coding sequence ATGCGGCCACGTTGTCTAATTCTCTTTCCTCTTCTTTTGTTGCTGGTCGGGATGCCGTCGCTCTGCTGGACGCAAGTGTTACAGCAGGACCAAGAACCCATTCGGGTCCAAGCCGACACCCTCCAGTATGACGAACAAAAAAATACCGTCTCTGCTTCAGGAAGTGCGGTTGTAACCAAAGGCGAAACGACCATGAAGGCGGACACCATCACGGTGAATCGCACGGCCAATGCCTTGGACGCGAGCGGGCACGTGGTAGTTGAAGACCCGCAGGGACGCATTGAGGCCAGCACGCTCCGCTTCGAGCTTGAAGACGAGACCGGAAAGATCGGCGATGGCACCGTCCGTCTCCCGCGCAATCAATACATTTTGACGGGGAAGGTCCTCCAGAAATCCTATGGGCAAAGCTACCACATCGAAGATGGCGCTTTTACGACTTGTCAGTGCGACACGTTCCAGCAAGCGGATTGGAGCGTAGCGGGGAAAACGATCGACGTGACGCTCGGTGGCCGAGGCGAGGTTCGGGATGGAACTTTCCGCATTCGTGGCGTGCCGCTGTTGTATATTCCGTATGTCACTGTGCCCGTGCGTACCGAGCGGCAAAGCGGATTTTTGTTTCCGCACTACGGATTTTCGAGCAAAAGAGGGTTCGTCTGGCAGCAGCCTTTCTATTGGGCAATCGATCGGAGCTACGATCTCACCCTGACGACGGCGCTGGAGACCGCAGCGCGCATCGGCGCATGGTCGGAGTTCCGCTATGCCCCGAATACCCGTACCGAAGGGCAATTCGCTGCCTCGTATTTCAACGAGCAAATTCGCGGTCCGGCCACGACCAGCACCGCCGTCAATCGTTGGAGTATTACCGGGACGCACCGGCAAAGCCTCGCCGATGACATGCGCTTCTACAGCGATTTCTTTTTCGTCAGTGACGACCTCTTTCTCCGCGAAATCAGCCACCGTGCGTTGAGTTTGTCCGAGGCCGACGAGTCCGCCGACTGGACGCTGCGGACTCGACGTTTCACCGATTCTCGGGCTGGAGGGGTAAAGACCTGGCAGAATGCTCTTGTTCGAGCCGAGGCCGACTATTACCAAGATTTGCGACAAGACCAAGATTTCGCTTTCCAAGTATTGCCGAGGGTGCAATTTCAAGGACAGCAACGCCTTTGGCATGATCGCCTAGAGATCGGTCTTGCCGCCGAGGGTGCCAATTTCTTTCGCAATAAAGGCTATGCCGGACAGCGCTTCGATCTCGCGCCTTCGGTCGCGTTGCCGTTCCATCTGGGCGATTATGCGTTCGGTTCCGTTCGTGTAACGGGTCGCGAAACCGCCTATCTCCTCTCTTCGCAAGCGCCCGGTTTGTCTTCTCTGACGAATCCCCGGCTACGAGGCAATCGCACCCGCGAGATTGTCCAGGTCGAAGCCAACATCGGTACCCGTTTCTCCCGTGCCTTCAATCTCGGTTGGGGCAAGCTGCTGAAGCTGCAACATGTTATCGAGCCGGAGCTCTCGTATATGTACGTGCCGTTTGTCGATCAGGAAGATTTGCCGTTTTACGATGCGCTGGATCGCATTAACCGCAGGAATTCGATCATCTACGGGGTGTCGAATCGACTCCTCGGGAAGTTTCGCACTGCGCCGACCGGAGAAAAAGACAGCGGGGAAAAAGACAGCGAAGAAGGGACGGAAATTCGCGAACTGGCGCGCCTCACCGTCACCCAAGCCTACGATCCTTTTCGAGGGTTAAGCCAGAAGAAGGAGCATTATTCGGACGTCGATATCTATGCTCGGCTCACCCCGCTCCCTTTTACGGTCTTTACTTTCGACTCTACCTACGACGTGAATAATGGCAGCGCCGCCACGACGAGAATCGGCGCGTTTCTGCGCGATCCGCGCCCAGTGTCGCCGATGGCTCCACTGCTCCAACATCTGCAACGCAGTTCGAGCCTCGGGGTGTTCTATCGCTCGACGAGCGATCGTCTCGTGCAACAGTTCAACTCCCTTCCCGGCAATGTTTTTCCCGACATCGACCCGCCGAAGGAAATCAATATCAGCGCACTGCTCCGCCTCAGCGATTCCTTGATGGCATCCTATGTCGGTCGGTACGATTTGAATACGTCGGATTTCATCGGCAATCGCTACTTCTTTCGCTATATTTCCCCTCAGAACTGCTGGTTCATCGATTTTGGCGTCGTCGATAAAGTGAACCCGCGAGAGTTCGAATTTCGCTTCCTCTTTACCCTCGTGGGTCTGAGTTCTGGTAGTTCGGCGTTTTAG
- the trpB gene encoding tryptophan synthase subunit beta has product MPRLPDAVGHFGPYGGRYVAETLMPALIELEDVYRRCRRDPDFRREFRTLLQEYVGRPTPLTFAAHLTQRLGGAKIYLKREDLCHTGAHKINNTIGQALLAKRMQKPRLIAETGAGQHGVATATVAALFGMECEVFMGSDDIVRQAPNVFRMRLLGAQLREVTNGTRTLKDAMNEALRDWITHVASTFYVIGTVAGPHPYPMIVRDFQSVIGREAKRQLLQREGRLPDYLIACVGGGSNAMGMFTAFLSDPSVRMIGVEAGGLGEGQNAASISYGHVGVLHGSKSYVLQDETGQIRDTYSLAPGLDYPGVGPELSYLHDRQRVSYVMVDDQQAIDGMKLLAETEGIIPALESSHAIAYAATLAPRLSADQVIVINVSGRGDKDLQTVARFFEDVH; this is encoded by the coding sequence ATGCCAAGACTGCCTGATGCTGTTGGTCACTTCGGCCCGTATGGCGGGCGGTATGTAGCCGAGACGTTGATGCCCGCGCTGATCGAGCTTGAGGACGTGTATCGACGTTGTCGGCGCGACCCCGATTTTCGGCGAGAATTCCGGACGCTGTTGCAAGAATACGTAGGACGCCCGACGCCCTTAACCTTCGCGGCTCACCTGACGCAACGATTAGGCGGCGCGAAGATCTACCTGAAGCGGGAAGACCTCTGTCACACTGGTGCTCATAAGATCAATAACACCATCGGCCAAGCGCTGTTAGCCAAGCGGATGCAGAAACCGCGGCTGATCGCGGAAACTGGCGCCGGTCAACATGGAGTGGCGACGGCGACGGTCGCGGCGCTGTTCGGGATGGAATGCGAAGTCTTCATGGGAAGCGATGACATCGTTCGCCAAGCGCCCAATGTGTTTCGCATGCGACTGCTGGGTGCGCAGCTACGTGAAGTCACGAACGGAACGCGCACTTTGAAAGACGCGATGAACGAAGCCTTGCGCGACTGGATCACCCATGTCGCGTCAACGTTTTATGTCATTGGCACAGTGGCCGGACCGCATCCGTACCCTATGATCGTGCGCGATTTTCAGTCGGTCATCGGCCGCGAGGCGAAGCGACAGCTCCTCCAACGTGAGGGCCGCTTGCCGGATTATCTCATCGCCTGCGTCGGCGGCGGGAGTAACGCGATGGGGATGTTTACCGCGTTTTTGTCGGACCCGAGCGTCCGCATGATCGGTGTCGAGGCTGGCGGATTAGGAGAAGGGCAAAACGCTGCGTCCATTTCCTACGGGCATGTGGGCGTCTTGCACGGTAGCAAGAGTTACGTCTTGCAGGATGAAACCGGGCAGATTCGCGATACCTATTCGTTAGCACCAGGGCTCGACTATCCCGGGGTTGGGCCAGAGCTGAGCTATTTGCACGATCGACAGCGTGTCTCGTATGTGATGGTGGACGATCAACAAGCGATTGACGGAATGAAGCTCCTCGCAGAGACCGAGGGGATTATTCCTGCCCTCGAAAGCTCACACGCCATTGCCTATGCTGCCACTCTTGCCCCTCGTTTGTCCGCCGACCAGGTCATTGTCATTAACGTTTCCGGGCGTGGGGATAAGGATCTGCAAACCGTTGCCCGCTTCTTCGAGGATGTACATTAG
- the rfaE2 gene encoding D-glycero-beta-D-manno-heptose 1-phosphate adenylyltransferase produces MGKFIPSVSALRQVLGDLRQQEKKVVFTNGCFDLLHPGHIYTLTQAKAFGDVLVVGINSDASVKRLKGAARPILNEHERVAVLSALEAVDYVVLFAEDTPLELIRLVQPDVLVKGGDWSAEAIVGGAEVEEWGGTVARIPYQAGFSTTDIIARVVAVYGQKDADKAHK; encoded by the coding sequence ATGGGTAAATTCATTCCTTCCGTTTCGGCTTTGCGACAGGTGCTTGGCGATTTGCGCCAGCAAGAGAAAAAGGTCGTGTTCACGAACGGGTGTTTCGATCTCCTGCATCCTGGGCATATTTACACGCTGACCCAGGCAAAAGCCTTTGGAGACGTATTGGTCGTCGGCATCAACAGCGATGCTTCGGTGAAACGACTCAAGGGAGCCGCCCGCCCAATTCTGAACGAGCACGAGAGGGTTGCCGTGCTGTCTGCGTTAGAGGCAGTCGATTACGTCGTCCTGTTTGCGGAAGACACGCCACTTGAACTGATTCGACTCGTGCAGCCGGACGTGCTTGTCAAAGGGGGAGATTGGAGTGCCGAGGCGATTGTGGGTGGGGCCGAGGTGGAGGAATGGGGGGGAACGGTCGCGCGGATTCCCTACCAGGCGGGATTTTCTACGACGGACATTATTGCGCGGGTAGTGGCTGTCTACGGGCAAAAAGACGCAGACAAAGCCCACAAGTAG
- a CDS encoding 50S ribosomal protein L28, whose amino-acid sequence MSRICEICGKRPSVGNKVSHANNKTKRRWLPNLQRVRAKVHGAVKRLRVCTSCIRSGWVQKAA is encoded by the coding sequence ATGTCTCGAATCTGTGAAATTTGCGGTAAACGCCCTTCCGTGGGGAACAAGGTCAGCCACGCGAACAACAAAACTAAGCGTCGCTGGCTGCCGAACCTACAACGGGTCAGGGCGAAAGTGCATGGAGCCGTCAAACGGCTGCGAGTGTGCACCAGTTGCATCCGCTCGGGCTGGGTGCAAAAAGCCGCCTAG
- a CDS encoding acetyl-CoA carboxylase carboxyltransferase subunit beta, translating into MAAREWRRVQEESETIWVKCSGCQEILFRKDAERRLFVCPKCNTHMRLTVDQRLLMIVDRGSFVEHDAELSSADALGFRDRKPYTTRLAEAREKTGRAEAVVCGVATILDQPVALGIFDFAFLGGSMGSVVGEKLTRVAEHAISARLPVVFFAASGGARMQEGVLSLMQMAKVSMALGRLREVGLPYICVMTDPTTGGVAASLGMLGDIHIAEPQALIGFAGPRVIEQTIREKLPPGFQRAEFLVEHGMVDLVVERKDLRRTLGQVLSLLRDSVQ; encoded by the coding sequence ATGGCCGCGCGCGAATGGCGTCGAGTGCAAGAGGAGTCCGAGACCATCTGGGTCAAATGCTCAGGCTGTCAGGAGATTCTTTTCCGCAAAGACGCGGAACGTCGCTTATTTGTCTGCCCAAAATGTAATACGCACATGCGGCTCACCGTCGATCAGCGATTGCTCATGATCGTCGATCGCGGTTCCTTTGTCGAGCATGACGCCGAACTGAGTTCTGCCGATGCGCTTGGCTTTCGGGACCGCAAACCGTACACGACTCGGCTTGCCGAGGCACGGGAGAAAACGGGACGCGCGGAAGCGGTAGTGTGCGGAGTGGCGACTATTCTCGATCAACCAGTAGCGCTAGGCATCTTCGATTTCGCCTTTCTTGGCGGCAGCATGGGGTCGGTGGTCGGCGAAAAACTGACCCGTGTGGCCGAACATGCCATTTCCGCACGGTTGCCGGTGGTGTTCTTTGCGGCCTCGGGTGGGGCGCGCATGCAAGAAGGCGTCCTGTCTCTGATGCAGATGGCGAAAGTCAGCATGGCGTTGGGCCGTCTGCGAGAAGTCGGGCTTCCCTATATTTGCGTGATGACCGATCCGACCACTGGGGGGGTAGCTGCCTCGCTAGGGATGCTGGGGGATATTCACATCGCCGAACCCCAAGCGCTCATCGGCTTTGCCGGCCCGCGTGTGATCGAGCAGACCATTCGCGAGAAGCTGCCTCCGGGATTCCAGCGCGCTGAGTTCCTCGTCGAGCATGGCATGGTCGATTTGGTGGTCGAACGAAAAGATCTGCGCCGCACCTTAGGCCAAGTGCTGAGCCTGCTGCGCGATAGCGTACAGTGA
- a CDS encoding phosphoribosylanthranilate isomerase: MSVRVKICGVTNAVDAALAVHYGADLIGLNFYPPSPRYVDVETARGIRAAIPARVLCVGVFVNAERRHILDCIEQVGLDLVQFHGDEEAEDLSGWPCGTIKAVRIAPDGPLPDFAQIPTNYLLLDTYQAGRYGGTGATFGWAQILPAISPHAERVILAGGLSPENVASAVRAVRPWAVDVASGVEATPRQKDPEKMRAFITNAKTA; encoded by the coding sequence GTGAGTGTACGGGTCAAGATCTGTGGCGTGACCAATGCCGTCGATGCCGCGCTCGCCGTGCACTATGGCGCGGATTTGATTGGTTTAAACTTCTATCCTCCGAGCCCTCGGTACGTGGACGTGGAGACCGCGCGCGGCATCCGCGCGGCGATTCCTGCGCGTGTCCTGTGCGTCGGCGTATTCGTGAACGCCGAGCGTCGCCACATCTTGGACTGTATCGAACAGGTGGGCTTAGACCTCGTGCAGTTCCATGGAGATGAAGAGGCAGAGGATCTCTCGGGATGGCCCTGCGGAACGATTAAAGCCGTGCGTATCGCACCGGATGGGCCGCTCCCTGACTTCGCTCAGATTCCGACGAACTATCTCCTCCTTGACACGTATCAAGCCGGACGATACGGGGGAACGGGCGCAACCTTCGGTTGGGCACAAATACTCCCCGCGATTTCACCTCATGCCGAACGAGTGATTCTTGCTGGCGGTCTCTCCCCGGAGAACGTGGCGTCAGCAGTGCGCGCCGTGCGTCCCTGGGCGGTGGATGTGGCGAGTGGTGTGGAGGCGACGCCGAGACAAAAAGATCCAGAAAAAATGCGAGCGTTTATTACCAATGCCAAGACTGCCTGA
- the trpC gene encoding indole-3-glycerol phosphate synthase TrpC, whose amino-acid sequence MILDDIVACKREELAEQKKATSLSQLQQCRLFAEPVPSFLHAVRDRHGRSIIAEVKKASPSKGVIRADFDPLPLAKTYEANGAAAISVLTEKKFFQGSLEYLRLIREHVALPLLRKDFLFDPYQVYEARAFGASAILLIVAMLADAQMSELSEVARSLGLDCLVEVHDEQELDRALTCGISLLGINNRDLRTFHTTIVTSERLMRLVPAGVTVVSESGLSNNDQLARLEAQGVRAFLIGETFMAAVDPGEPLREMLRA is encoded by the coding sequence ATGATTCTCGATGATATCGTCGCTTGTAAACGCGAAGAGCTTGCTGAGCAGAAAAAGGCAACCTCTCTGTCGCAGCTACAGCAGTGCCGGCTCTTCGCGGAGCCGGTGCCCTCTTTTCTCCACGCCGTGCGAGATCGGCATGGCCGTTCGATCATTGCCGAAGTGAAAAAAGCGTCGCCGTCAAAAGGCGTCATCCGCGCCGATTTCGACCCCTTGCCACTGGCGAAGACGTATGAAGCGAACGGGGCGGCGGCCATTTCCGTGTTAACCGAGAAGAAGTTTTTTCAAGGTAGCCTGGAATATCTTCGTCTCATTCGTGAGCATGTCGCCCTCCCGTTGTTGCGGAAAGATTTTCTTTTCGATCCCTACCAGGTCTATGAAGCACGGGCGTTTGGTGCCAGCGCGATCCTCCTCATTGTCGCGATGCTTGCGGACGCCCAGATGTCCGAACTCAGTGAAGTGGCGCGCTCGTTGGGGTTGGATTGTCTTGTCGAAGTGCACGATGAACAAGAGCTTGATCGAGCGCTCACGTGCGGAATCTCCTTGCTTGGCATTAATAACCGCGACTTGCGCACCTTCCATACCACGATCGTAACGAGCGAGCGTCTGATGCGTCTCGTGCCCGCCGGGGTCACTGTGGTGTCGGAAAGCGGGTTGTCCAACAACGACCAGCTCGCTCGTCTCGAAGCGCAAGGGGTGCGGGCGTTTCTGATCGGAGAGACCTTCATGGCCGCTGTTGACCCTGGAGAGCCGTTACGAGAGATGCTGAGGGCGTAG
- a CDS encoding DUF2442 domain-containing protein, protein MANTEAHIRDVKVTANIITAHLVDGRVISVPLAWSWRLSEATPAQRGYWEIIGDGQGIHWPDIDEDISAAGMLHGVPAQRPRRLTQGTAISQRGRHKPPNTRLQPTTARKRFRSQPA, encoded by the coding sequence GTGGCTAATACCGAAGCGCACATCCGGGATGTTAAAGTCACTGCGAACATCATTACCGCCCATCTTGTGGATGGGCGCGTTATCAGCGTTCCGCTTGCGTGGTCTTGGCGGCTGTCGGAAGCAACGCCAGCGCAGCGGGGGTACTGGGAAATCATCGGGGATGGCCAGGGGATCCACTGGCCGGACATTGATGAAGACATCAGCGCCGCAGGTATGCTCCATGGAGTGCCCGCCCAGCGTCCACGGAGACTGACGCAAGGAACTGCTATCTCTCAGCGGGGCCGTCACAAACCACCGAACACGCGCTTGCAGCCGACGACGGCGCGCAAGCGTTTTCGCTCACAGCCAGCATGA